DNA sequence from the Rhodanobacteraceae bacterium genome:
CCGCCATCCACCAGCGCGGGGAGGTCAGGAAGAAGATCGCGCTGCACGCGAGCATGGTCAGCGTCGACACCCACTTGGAGCGGCGGCTGACGGCGCCATAGGCCTGCCAGTCGCGCACCATCGGCCCGAACAGGGGGTGGTCGTGCAGCCAGCGGTGCAGCCGCGCCGAGCCCCGCGCCGCCGCCCAGGCCGCGACCAGCACGAAGGGCGTCGTCGGCAATCCGGGCACGAAAATGCCGATGAACCCGAGCCCGAGGCAGAGGTAGGCGAGGGCGAGGTAGAGGGCGCGACTCATTGGAGCGGGTGTTGGTATGGGTTCTTGGTGTTGGAAAGAGCCACGGTCCGG
Encoded proteins:
- a CDS encoding YbaN family protein encodes the protein MSRALYLALAYLCLGLGFIGIFVPGLPTTPFVLVAAWAAARGSARLHRWLHDHPLFGPMVRDWQAYGAVSRRSKWVSTLTMLACSAIFFLTSPRWWMAALGTAIMACVSVWLWLRPEPPASAGTG